The following are encoded together in the Candidatus Omnitrophota bacterium genome:
- a CDS encoding SNF2-related protein, with product MLTDYHAKYFAYELTKRCASDSLEKLSATLSNAQVDLNPHQIEAALFAFRSPLSKGAILADEVGLGKTIEAGIVISQKWAERQRKILIIVPANLRKQWNEELLDKFFIPSIILEKKSFNEEIKKGNLNPLNQKDLVVICSYHFARSKDVYIKQAGFDLVIIDEAHRLRNVYKESNKIANAIKNSLKDFPKILLTATPLQNSLIELYGLVSVVDEQVFGDLESFKAQYCHSDPPNYAELKERIKPVCLRTLRRQVLEYIKYTNRMAITQEFYPRQEEQDLYNLVTEYLQRDRLYALPKAQRHLMTLILRKLLASSTYAIAGTLLGLARKLEFLLKNQDKPEVVEDVLSQDYEAYEETKDEWIDDEEGDGEEKDEPPQTKLTAEDVENINEEIDLLKQMHELAKSIVKNSKGEVLLTALQKGFEEAQKKGALKKAIIFTESTRTQSYILEILNQTEYANRIVLFNGNNNSPQAREILKKWVEKNKDTDRITDSSTANMRAALVDFFRNEAVIMIATEAAAEGINLQFCSLIVNYDLPWNPQRIEQRIGRCHRYGQKHDVVVVNFLNKKNAADVRVYELLEKKFQLFSGVFGASDEILGALESGVDFERRIAQIYQNCRTEEQIQISFDQLQKDLEENISEKITQTKQRLLESFDEEVAEKLKMNSIQSKEYLGKYEAWLWDLTRYFLEPYARFDQGDHSFTLVKNPFPTESIDPGPYRIGKHIDDAHIYRVGHPLAQKVISQFKSKNLSTVEVQFDYEKSGKKISILEGLVNRTGWLSVYNFTIQSFEEEDHVVLCGLTEDGQELNADQCRRLFSLPGSVMNETVLAENTKIRIKEIIGKRQAMILDANMQRNSGFFDKEIDKLDKWAEDKRNSLKLSLKDLDDEIKELKKTAKQAQSLPDKLAAQKKVKALEKKRDEAWREYDVTGRKVEEDKDNLIESIEKKLTAKETLAEVFTIRWKVV from the coding sequence ATGCTGACAGATTATCACGCCAAATATTTTGCATATGAGCTCACTAAACGATGCGCTTCAGACAGTTTAGAGAAATTATCCGCAACCCTTTCTAATGCCCAAGTTGATTTAAATCCCCATCAAATTGAAGCCGCGCTTTTTGCTTTTCGATCACCGCTTTCCAAAGGCGCGATTCTCGCCGATGAAGTTGGTCTTGGTAAAACAATTGAGGCAGGCATTGTTATTTCCCAGAAGTGGGCGGAGCGGCAGAGAAAAATTCTTATTATTGTTCCAGCGAATTTAAGAAAACAATGGAACGAAGAGTTGTTAGATAAATTTTTCATACCTTCGATTATTCTCGAGAAAAAATCATTTAACGAAGAAATAAAAAAAGGAAATCTGAATCCTTTGAATCAGAAGGATTTAGTTGTTATTTGTTCTTACCATTTTGCCAGATCCAAAGACGTTTATATCAAACAAGCTGGTTTTGATTTAGTAATTATTGATGAAGCTCATCGCCTACGGAATGTTTACAAAGAGTCAAATAAGATTGCCAATGCGATTAAGAACTCATTAAAAGATTTCCCCAAAATACTTTTAACAGCTACTCCGCTTCAAAATTCACTTATTGAACTTTACGGACTAGTCAGTGTTGTTGACGAACAAGTTTTTGGTGATTTGGAAAGCTTTAAAGCTCAATACTGCCACAGTGATCCCCCAAATTATGCGGAATTAAAAGAACGGATTAAACCTGTTTGTCTCCGAACACTAAGAAGGCAGGTTTTGGAATATATCAAATATACCAACCGCATGGCGATCACTCAGGAGTTTTATCCCCGCCAAGAAGAGCAAGACCTCTACAACTTGGTCACTGAATACCTTCAACGGGATAGGCTTTATGCACTTCCAAAAGCTCAAAGGCACTTGATGACGCTGATTTTAAGAAAACTTTTAGCATCGTCCACATATGCCATTGCTGGAACATTGCTGGGGTTAGCTCGTAAACTGGAATTTTTACTTAAAAATCAAGACAAGCCGGAAGTGGTTGAAGATGTTTTATCTCAAGATTATGAGGCGTATGAGGAAACAAAGGATGAGTGGATTGATGATGAAGAAGGCGACGGGGAGGAAAAAGATGAGCCGCCGCAAACAAAATTAACTGCGGAAGATGTTGAGAATATAAATGAGGAAATTGATTTATTGAAGCAAATGCATGAATTGGCAAAGTCTATCGTTAAGAACTCCAAAGGAGAGGTTTTGTTGACTGCCCTTCAGAAAGGATTTGAGGAAGCTCAAAAAAAGGGCGCATTGAAGAAAGCGATTATCTTTACTGAATCCACTCGTACGCAGAGTTATATTCTTGAAATTTTAAATCAAACGGAATACGCAAACAGAATTGTACTTTTTAATGGAAATAACAATAGTCCACAGGCTAGAGAGATTCTTAAAAAGTGGGTTGAGAAAAATAAAGACACAGATCGAATCACAGATTCTTCGACGGCCAATATGAGAGCAGCGTTGGTTGATTTTTTCCGCAATGAAGCCGTGATTATGATTGCAACCGAAGCCGCGGCTGAGGGCATTAATCTTCAGTTTTGTTCTTTGATTGTTAATTATGATCTCCCTTGGAATCCGCAACGCATTGAACAACGTATAGGTCGGTGTCATCGTTATGGTCAAAAACATGATGTGGTGGTTGTTAATTTTTTGAATAAAAAGAATGCTGCGGATGTCAGGGTCTATGAATTGCTTGAGAAGAAGTTTCAGCTTTTTAGCGGGGTGTTTGGGGCTAGTGATGAAATCTTGGGAGCATTGGAATCTGGGGTGGATTTTGAGCGCCGCATCGCACAAATTTATCAAAATTGCCGTACTGAGGAGCAGATTCAAATCTCATTCGACCAGCTACAAAAAGATTTAGAAGAAAACATCTCAGAGAAAATCACCCAAACAAAACAGCGCCTTCTGGAAAGTTTTGACGAAGAAGTGGCCGAGAAATTGAAAATGAATTCTATTCAGAGTAAAGAATATTTGGGCAAGTATGAGGCTTGGTTGTGGGACTTAACGCGGTATTTTCTTGAGCCCTATGCCCGATTTGATCAGGGGGATCACTCCTTCACTTTAGTTAAAAACCCATTTCCTACAGAAAGCATTGACCCCGGTCCTTACAGGATTGGAAAACATATTGATGATGCGCATATTTATAGAGTAGGACACCCGTTAGCCCAAAAAGTCATTAGCCAGTTTAAGAGTAAAAATCTATCAACGGTGGAAGTGCAGTTTGACTACGAGAAATCCGGAAAGAAAATTTCAATATTGGAAGGCTTGGTTAACCGGACGGGGTGGCTTTCCGTCTATAACTTCACTATTCAGTCTTTTGAAGAAGAAGATCATGTTGTTTTATGCGGTTTAACTGAGGATGGTCAAGAGCTTAACGCGGATCAATGCCGAAGGCTTTTTTCACTTCCCGGAAGCGTTATGAATGAGACGGTGCTGGCAGAAAATACAAAAATTAGAATCAAGGAGATCATTGGCAAACGGCAGGCCATGATTTTAGATGCCAATATGCAGCGTAATTCCGGCTTCTTCGATAAAGAAATCGATAAGTTAGACAAGTGGGCTGAAGACAAGCGCAATTCGCTGAAATTATCTTTAAAAGACTTAGACGATGAGATTAAAGAACTCAAAAAGACGGCAAAACAGGCCCAGAGCCTGCCTGATAAATTAGCCGCACAGAAAAAGGTTAAGGCGCTGGAGAAGAAGCGTGACGAAGCTTGGCGAGAATACGATGTCACTGGCCGCAAAGTTGAAGAGGACAAAGATAATCTTATTGAATCAATTGAAAAAAAGCTTACTGCCAAAGAAACGTTGGCAGAAGTTTTTACCATACGCTGGAAAGTTGTTTGA
- the radC gene encoding DNA repair protein RadC translates to MIEKRKSKGIVSWPEDDRPREKLLKKGAGALSNSELLAILLRTGTNGTSAIDLARNVLKKFGTFREMAHTDTRDWKEFKGLGGAKIAHIQAALEIGRRYQQDVVSTGKQKIASAKDVVALVLPHMRDLKTEVFKVVYLDNNNRIIDISDAAIGTVDHAFPIIREIIHSALQKFAKSIVCVHNHPSGETAPSMQDKKFTKDLCDAARLMEIKVLDHVIIAGDKHFSFADEGLIC, encoded by the coding sequence ATGATAGAAAAGAGAAAATCAAAAGGTATTGTAAGTTGGCCGGAAGACGACAGGCCCAGAGAGAAGTTGCTTAAAAAGGGCGCGGGCGCTTTGAGCAATTCAGAACTTTTGGCCATTTTGTTGCGTACCGGAACAAACGGTACCAGCGCCATTGATCTTGCTCGGAATGTGTTGAAGAAATTTGGTACGTTTCGGGAGATGGCGCACACGGACACCCGAGACTGGAAAGAATTCAAAGGTTTAGGCGGCGCTAAGATTGCCCACATTCAGGCCGCGCTTGAGATCGGGAGGCGCTATCAACAGGATGTTGTGTCCACCGGGAAGCAGAAGATCGCTTCCGCCAAAGACGTTGTTGCTTTAGTCCTGCCCCACATGCGCGACCTTAAGACCGAGGTCTTTAAGGTCGTCTATCTCGATAATAATAATCGAATCATTGATATTTCCGATGCCGCGATAGGAACGGTAGACCATGCCTTTCCCATCATCCGCGAAATAATCCATTCTGCTTTACAAAAATTCGCCAAGTCGATTGTTTGTGTGCATAACCATCCAAGCGGTGAAACTGCGCCAAGCATGCAGGATAAGAAATTTACCAAAGATTTATGCGATGCCGCGCGCCTCATGGAAATCAAGGTGCTGGATCATGTCATTATCGCTGGTGATAAACATTTTAGTTTTGCTGATGAAGGGCTTATATGCTGA
- a CDS encoding helix-turn-helix transcriptional regulator, with the protein MEIVKKLELYRLENKITQEELAEELGVAFSTVNRWFNSRTVPSQIQQYHIEKYLNKKVRRK; encoded by the coding sequence ATGGAAATTGTTAAGAAATTAGAGTTGTATCGTTTAGAAAACAAAATCACCCAAGAGGAACTAGCAGAGGAGCTGGGTGTGGCCTTTTCCACCGTCAACCGCTGGTTTAACAGCAGGACAGTTCCCAGTCAGATCCAGCAGTATCATATTGAAAAATATTTGAATAAAAAGGTTCGAAGAAAATAA